The following proteins come from a genomic window of Phycodurus eques isolate BA_2022a chromosome 9, UOR_Pequ_1.1, whole genome shotgun sequence:
- the LOC133407511 gene encoding protocadherin alpha-3-like encodes MEQRRCGCRRERRWWLAFVLILCNGARAQLRYSISEEVEKGTAVGNIAKDLGLDKGALRGRGYRIVAGSAEPIVEVNRDDGILYVARRIDREEACERSGPCVVNLKSVLEHPLEVHYVAVEILDINDHSPVFLEKEKRFEISESATPGARFQLQGARDPDVGQFSIQQYKLGQSEYFRVEVKDRGEDRKVPFLVLLKQLDRETKGRHRLRLTAVDGGKPPKSGSVDIIVDVLDVNDNSPVFDKELYSVSLEENVPAGTVVIQVNATDSDQGANGEVVYSLGKEVDPNVLRLFSIDPKTGAVQVTGHLDFEESQSYVIDIQASDKGPVPLTTDKSVLITIIDVNDNAPEIEVTSFSNSIKEDAKIGTAVALISVSDLDSGMNGKVLCSIKQDVPFTLSPSLQENMYAVVTKSRLDREHVSRYEVTITAKDTNEPVFSTEKTITVVVSDVNDNNPEFTSSPYTFYIAENNVPGASVFSVKASDQDEGDNAVISYQIIREASADTKLLSFININPETGEVMALKSFDFETLKSFQFQVSATDGGSPPLSGNVTVKVFILDRNDNAPVILYPLGSNGSARGAAEIPRDAKAGDSVTKVRAYDADTGYNGWLLFSLRPLGERALFSLDRYTGQIRTLRPFTETDEAEHRLLVLVKDNGDVSLSATATVTVKLAEPKEAFAASDHAGSAAEEDEREDRVTFYLALTLGSVSLLLVISVVVLIAMRCSKSAESTSKYLRDPHYDGTLCHSIQYRSGDKRYMLVGPRMSIASAGVPGSHAGTLVLPDARRAAAGEVRQTFSNCSILNGCVSLHRGFLWTSIKYGNIDAHYRMMLLE; translated from the coding sequence ATGGAACAAAGGCGATGCGGATGTCGGAGGGAGCGACGCTGGTGGTTGGCTTTCGTGCTTATTTTGTGCAATGGAGCACGTGCCCAGCTCAGATATTCCATATCAGAGGAGGTTGAAAAGGGGACTGCGGTCGGGAACATAGCAAAGGATTTGGGGCTGGATAAGGGCGCGCTGCGAGGGCGAGGGTACCGCATCGTGGCCGGCTCAGCTGAGCCCATCGTGGAGGTGAACCGGGACGACGGCATCTTGTACGTGGCGAGGAGGATCGACCGAGAGGAGGCGTGCGAACGCAGCGGCCCCTGCGTGGTCAACCTGAAAAGCGTGCTTGAACATCCACTCGAGGTGCACTACGTTGCGGTGGAAATATTAGACATCAACGACCACTCGCCTGTTTTTctcgaaaaagaaaaaaggtttgaaatcTCTGAGTCGGCCACGCCAGGAGCTCGGTTCCAGCTCCAAGGGGCTCGAGATCCCGACGTGGGCCAATTCTCCATCCAACAATATAAACTCGGGCAAAGCGAATATTTCCGCGTGGAGGTGAAGGATAGAGGCGAGGATCGCAAAGTGCCATTTTTAGTCTTGCTCAAGCAGTTGGACAGAGAGACGAAAGGAAGGCACCGCCTCCGCCTCACCGCCGTCGACGGGGGGAAGCCCCCCAAGTCGGGCTCCGTCGACATCATCGTGGACGTCCTCGACGTCAACGATAACTCTCCTGTCTTTGACAAGGAGCTTTATTCCGTCTCCCTGGAAGAAAACGTGCCAGCGGGCACCGTCGTCATTCAGGTGAACGCGACGGATTCGGACCAGGGCGCGAATGGTGAAGTCGTGTATTCATTAGGGAAGGAGGTGGATCCAAACGTGCTACGTCTTTTTAGTATCGACCCAAAGACGGGTGCAGTTCAAGTGACAGGCCACCTTGATTTTGAGGAAAGTCAAAGCTATGTCATTGATATTCAGGCGTCTGATAAAGGACCAGTTCCTCTCACAACTGATAAGAGCGTTTTGATAACAATCATTGACGTGAATGATAACGCCCCCGAGATTGAGGTGACGTCATTTTCTAACTCCATCAAGGAGGACGCAAAGATAGGAACCGCTGTGGCTCTGATTAGTGTCAGTGACTTGGACTCTGGAATGAATGGTAAAGTGCTCTGCTCCATCAAACAAGATGTTCCTTTTACATTATCGCCATCTTTACAAGAAAACATGTACGCCGTCGTCACAAAGTCCCGATTGGATCGGGAACATGTTTCTCGATATGAGGTCACCATCACGGCAAAGGACACCAACGAGCCGGTGTTTTCGACTGAAAAGACCATAACTGTTGTCGTGTCAGATGTCAATGACAACAATCCGGAATTTACGTCGAGcccatacacattttatatCGCCGAGAACAACGTCCCTGGAGCCTCTGTGTTTTCTGTCAAAGCTTCTGATCAGGATGAAGGTGACAATGCTGTCATTTCTTATCAGATCATCCGAGAGGCAAGCGCAGACACTAAACTCTTGTCGTTTATAAATATCAACCCAGAAACCGGGGAGGTAATGGCGCTGAAGAGTTTTGACTTTGAGACGCTGAAAAGCTTCCAGTTCCAGGTGTCGGCCACCGACGGCGGAAGTCCTCCGCTGAGCGGCAACGTGACGGTGAAGGTGTTCATTCTGGATCGGAACGACAACGCTCCGGTCATCCTGTATCCGCTCGGCTCCAACGGTTCCGCCCGAGGCGCGGCGGAGATTCCCCGCGACGCCAAAGCGGGAGACTCGGTGACGAAAGTCCGAGCCTACGACGCCGATACGGGATATAACGGCTGGTTACTGTTTTCGCTGCGGCCGCTCGGCGAGCGCGCTCTCTTTTCTCTGGACCGCTATACGGGCCAGATCAGAACACTTCGCCCGTTCACGGAGACGGACGAGGCCGAGCATCGACTGCTCGTACTGGTCAAAGACAACGGCGACGTTTCGCTCTCGGCCACGGCGACCGTGACCGTCAAACTGGCGGAGCCCAAAGAGGCTTTCGCGGCTTCCGACCACGCGGGAAGCGCGGCCGAAGAGGACGAGCGCGAGGACCGGGTGACTTTTTATCTGGCGCTGACTTTGGGCTCGGTCTCGCTGCTTTTGGTCATCAGCGTGGTGGTGCTGATCGCCATGCGCTGCTCCAAATCCGCAGAGTCCACTTCCAAATATCTGCGAGACCCTCATTACGACGGCACGCTGTGTCACAGCATCCAGTACAGATCGGGAGACAAACGCTACATGTTGGTCGGACCCAGAATGAGTATTGCTTCCGCCGGCGTCCCGGGCAGCCACGCCGGCACGCTGGTGCTGCCCGACGCCAGACGCGCGGCCGCAGGGGAGGTAAGACAGACCTTTTCCAATTGTAGTATTTTGAATGGCTGTGTTTCATTGCATCGTGGATTTTTATGGACATCAATTAAATATGGAAATATTGATGCTCATTACAGAATGATGTTGCTGGAATGA